TACTAAGCGACCGCTCAGCAAGCCCTCGCCGGGGCCCGGACGGCGGGCGTGTGCTCGGGGTGGGTCGGCGACCAGCGACAATGGTGCGGATAGCCCTGCGGCTACCCCCGGTCACACACTCCCCCCGGCAAGAAAGCGAAACCCCACCATGGACCTCGGCGTGCGCTGGAAACTGCACGGTGACGGGCGCACGCCCGCGCCCGGAGCGGTGGTACGGCCCGACGAACGGCTGTCCTGGCCGCGGACGGTCGGCCTCGGCGCCCAGCACGTGGTCGCGATGTTCGGCGCCTCCTTCGTGGCGCCCGTGCTGATGGGCCTGGACCCCAACCTGGCGATCATGATGTCCGGCATCGCCACGGTGATCTTCCTGCTGGCCACCCGGGGCCGGGTGCCCAGCTACCTCGGCTGCTCCCTGTCGTTCGTCGGGGTGGCCGCCGTCATCCGCGCGCAGGGCGGTACGAGCGCGACGGTGACCGGCGCCACCCTCGCCGTCGGCGTCGTGCTGTTCCTGGTGGGGCTCGCGGTGCAGCGGTTCGGGGCCCGGATCATCCACGCCGCCATGCCGCCGATCGTCACCGGCGCCGTCGTCATGCTGATCGGCTTCAACCTGGCGCCGGTGACCGCGTCCACCTACTGGCCGCAGGACCAGTGGACGGCGATCCTCGTGATGCTCTTCACCGGACTCGCCGTGGTGTGCCTGCGCGGCTTCTGGTCCCGGATCGCGATCTTCCTCGGCCTGATCTTCGGCTACGGCATCTCCTGGGTCTTCGACCGGGTCTTCGGCAAGATCCACTCCGTGGACGGCGGCGGCAAGCTCACCGACCACTGGCGCCTGGACCTCTCGGGCGTGTCCAAGGCGGACTGGATCGGGCTGCCGCACTTCCACGGGCCGTCCTTCCAGTGGTCGGCGATCCTGGTCGCGCTGCCGGTGGTGATCGCGCTGGTCGCGGAGAACGCGGGCCACGTCAAGGCGGTCGGCGAGATGACCGGCGACCCGCTGGACGACAAGCTGGGGACGGCGATCTCGGCCGACGGCGTCGCCTCCATGCTGTCCACGGCGGTCGGCGGCCCGCCGAACACCACGTACTCCGAGAACATCGGCGTGATGGCCGCGACCCGCGTCTACTCCACCGCCGCCTACTGGGCCGCCGCCGGTTTCGCCCTGCTGTTCGGCCTCTGCCCGAAGTTCGGCGCCATCGTGGCCGCCATCCCGGGCGGTGTCCTCGGCGGCATCACCGTCATCCTCTACGGCATGATCGGCCTGCTCGGCGCGCAGATCTGGCTCAACGCCAAGGTGGACCTGCGCAACCCGCTGAACCTGGTGCCGGCCGCCGCGGGCATCATCATCGGCGTCGGCAACGTCAGCATGAAGTTCACGAGCAACTTCTCGCTCAGCGGCATCGCCCTCGGCACCGTGGTCGTCATCACCGGCTACCACGCCCTGCGCGCCTTCGCCCCGGCCCATCTGAAGAAGCAGGAACCCCTCCTGGACGAGGGCACGTCCACCTACGACCCGGGGACCCCGCGCACCGAGTCGTAGCGGGCCGCGTTCCCTCGTTCCGGCGACCGCGCGGGCCGGTCGGCCCGGCCCGCGCGCCGGAGCTGGGAGGCTGCGTCCATGACGCAGCCGGAACAGGTCACCTTCCCCGCGGCACGGGCCGGCACGACCGTCGACGCGGTCGTCGCCCGGATGCGTGCCCTCGACGCCGTCCTGCCCGAGCGGGACGGGGTCGCCGTGTTCAACCGCGTCTACCTCACCGTCACCGAGGAGATCGGCCGGCGCCTGCGCGGCGGGGAGTTCCCCGATCCCCGCGCGGCCACCGCGCTGGACGTGCGGTTCGCCGAGCGGTACCTGACCGCGGTGGACGCCGACGCGGCGGACCTGAGGCCGCCCGCCTGCTGGCGGCCGCTGTTCCAGCTGCGCCGCCATCCCGGGGTACGGCCGCTCCAGTTCGCGCTGGCCGGTGTCAACGCACACGTCGGGCACGACCTCCCCCTCGCCGTGGTGGACGCCTGCCGGGCCGTCGGCTGCGAACCGGCCGATCTGGAGGACGAGTTCGAGCACGTGGGCGAGATCCTGGTGGTGCTGGAGGAACGGGTCCGCGAAGAGCTGATGCCGGGCCCCGATCTGCTCCAGCTCGCCGATCCGCTCACCCATCTCGTGGGGTCCTGGAGCCTGGAACGGGCCCGGGAGGCCGCCTGGGCGGCGGCCCGCGCGCTGTGGGCGCTGCGCCACCGCCCGGACATCGCCGGGGAGTTCACCGAACGGCTGGACGCGGTGGTCGGGCTCGCCGGCCGGATGCTGCTGACCCCGCTCGGCCACCGCACACCGCGGCCCCGCTGACCCGCGCCCGGCGCACACCACGGCCCCCGCCGGTCCCCCTCCCCCGCCCGTCCGCCGCGGTGGCCCGAAATCGTCCCTGGCGCGCCCTCCCCGGAACACCCTCGGTGCCATGGCACGTTGGCCGCGACGTACCCGAACGCGGAGGAGCAACGGCATGGCGACCCGGCTCGGACTCGGTCTTCCCCAGATGCGGCAGTACTCGATCGGCAAGGACGTCCCCGAGGTGGCGCGCGCCGCCGAGGACCTCGACTACGACAGCCTGTGGGTCTTCGAACGGGCCCTGTTCCCCGAGCCCGCCACCCAGGGGCTGTACGGCATCGACGGCCTGCCCTGGCCCGACCAGTACCGCTCGGTGGCGGAGCCGCTGGTCACCCTCACCCTGGCCGCGGCGGCCACCCGGCGGGCCGAACTGGGCACCAGTGTGCTGATCGCGCCGCTGCACCTGCCCTTCCAGCTGGCGAAGGCGCTGGCCTCGCTGGACGCGGCGAGCGGCGGCCGGGTGCTGGCGGGACTCGGCACCGGCTGGTCCCTGGACGAGTACGCCGCTGCGGGCGTACGGCCGTTCGAGGAGCGCGGCGCGGTGCTGGACGAGATCATCGACGTGTGCCGCGCGGTGTGGGGCCCGGACCCGGTGGCCCACGACGGCCCCCTGGCGAAGATCGCCCCGGCCGTGGTGGGGCCCAAGCCTGCCCGGCCGATCCCGATCCTGCTGGCCGCGGGCAGCGGGCGGGCCCGGCGGCGGCTGGTGGACCGGGCCGACGGCTGGCTGCCGGTGAGCACCGGGGCCGAGCGGGTCGCGGCGGACTGGCGGCGGCTGCGGGAGCTGGCCGAGGAGCGGGGACGTACGGAGCCGATCCGCACGGTGCTGCGGGTGAACACCACGCGCCTGCCGAAGCCCTACGAGGGCGCCGACCGGCGGCCGTTCCAGGGCAGCGTCGACCAGATCGTGCAGGACCTGGTGGAGCACGCGGCGATCGGCCTGGACGAGATCCTGATCGATCTCCAGGGCACCGCGCGGGACGCGGCGGAGCTGACGGACGTCGCCGCCGAGGTCTTCGAGAAGGCGCGGGCGGCCGGAGTCTGAGGCCGGCCGCCCGCGCCTCGGCCGTGTCTCCCGGTCAGTCCTCCGGGAGTTCGACCGGGGCGATCTCGTCGTAGACGTCGCCCGGGCCGGGGTTGGTCGCGTCGGTCGCGCCGCCGAGGTGGTGCATGACGCCCCAGACCGCGTTCAGCGCGGTCTGCACGGCCCCCTCGGCCCAGCCGGCCGTCCAGGAGATGTCGTCGCCGGCCAGGAAGATGCCCCGCTTGTCCGCGGGCAGCCGGTCCTGCATGAAGTGCGTGAACAGGCGCCGCTGGTAGCGGTAGTGGCCCGGCAGATTGGCCTTGAACGCGCCCATGAAGTAGGGCTCGTTCTCCCAGGAGACGGTCACCGGGTTGCCGATGATGTGCTTCCTGATGTCGACGTTCGGGTAGATCTCGCCGAGCGACTTCAGCATGACCTCCATCCGCTCGTTCGCGGACAGCGGCAGCCACTTCAGACTGTCGTCGCACCAGGTGTACGACAGGCAGATCACGGCGGGCTTGTCGGGACCGTCGTCGAGCAGGTACGTCCCGCGTGTCATGCGGTCGGTGAGCGTCATCGACATGACGTCCCGGCCCGTCTCCTCGTCCTTGTCCAGCCAGAACGGCCGGTCGACCGGGACGAAGAGCTTGCTGGACTCCATGTAGTGGGTGCGTTCGATCGCGGTCCAGTGGTCGATCGGGAACAGCGAGTCGTCACAGTCGATCTTGGACAGCAGCATCCAGGACTGCGCGGTGAAGATCGCCGCCCGGTAAGTGCGGATGTCACCGCCCGCGTCGGTCACGGTGATCCGGTTGCCCGCGGTGCGGTGCAGCCGGGTCACGGCCGGACGCGGCTCGCCGTCGGCGTGCAGGGACCGCAGCGAGGTGCCGTACGGCCAGTGGACGATCTTCTCCGGCTCGCGCTCCCACAGCCGCAGCGGCAGCTGCTGGGAGCCGCCGACGATGCCCCGGTGGTGGTCGTCGGCCTCGGTGTAGACGACGCGCAGGATCTCCAGGATGGAGTTGGGGAAGTCGGTGTCCCAGCCGCCGGTGCCGAAGCCGACCTGGCCGAAGATCTCGCGGTGCCGGAAGGACCTGAACGCCTCCGAGTCGCAGAGGAAGCCGTAGAAGGTCTGGTTGTCCAGCTTCTCGACCAGCTTCGCCCAGATCTCGCGGATGCGCGGGACGTCCCGCTCGCGCATGGCGCGGTTCATGTCGGAGAAGTCGGCGCCCTCGTCCAGGCACTTGTTCCAGGCGTCGGCGACGTCCCGGTACACCTGGGGCAGGTCGTCGATGGTCCTGGCGTAGTGCGTCTCGCCCTTGAGGTCCACGACGGTCGACGGGGTCGCCTCGGCCAGCGGGTTGGGGAACGGCCTGGTCGTCAGGCCGACCAGGTCGATGTAGTGCTGAAGGGCCGTGGAGGACGGCGGGAACCGCATCGCGCCCAGCTCGCAGTTGAGGTCCGCGTCGCAGCCGTCGAAGCCCACCGTGCGCAGCCGGCCGCCGAGCTGGTCGGCCTCGTAGACGACGGGCCTGAGGCCCATCTTCATCAGCTCGTAGGCGGCGACGATGCCGGACAGGCCGCCGCCGATGATCGCGACCTCGGTGCCGTGCTCGGTCGCGGGGACCTGCCCGAGGCCCGCCGGGTGGGCGAGGAAGTCGTCGTAGGCGTAGGGGAAGTCCGGGCCGAACATGGTGATCGGCGGCTGCTGCGCGTCGGTGTGCTCGACCGCGTTGGGCACCGTGGACGTCATGGGGTACGGACTCCTTGCACGAAGAACTCTGGGAAAGCCGAGGGGGGTTGGCGGACGTCAGACGAGGGACCCGTACAGGCCGGGGCGGCGGTCCGTCAGATAGGGGTTGGCCGCGCGGGAGGCGGCCAGGAAGGCGGGGTCGGCGTCGGCGCACACCAGCTGCTCGGCTCGCCCCGCGCGGGTGCGGGCGACGCCGTCGGGCCCGGCGAGGACGGACAGCCCGACGAACTCGAACTCCCCTTCCAGGCCGACCCGGTTGACGTACGCGACGTACATCTGGTTCTCGAAGGCGCGCACCGGGATCATCGACTCGGCGACGAACTGGTAGGGGTGCATCTGCGCGGTCGGCACCAGCAGCAGGTCGGTGCCGGCCAGCGCGTGCGCGCGGACGTTCTCCGGGAACTCGACGTCGTAGCAGATCAGCAGGCCGACGGTGAGGCCGTTCAGCTCGGCCTGGACGAGCTGCCGCTCGCCCGGGGTGAAGTGTTCGCGCTCGAAGCAGCCGAACAGGTGCGTCTTGCGGTAGTTGGCGAGCCGGGAGCCGTCGGCGGAGATCAGCTGGACGGAGTTGTGGACGGCGTCGCCGGCGCGCTCCGGGTAGCCGTAGGCGATCGCGACACCGTGCCGCGCGGCGATCTCCGCGACGGCGTCGGCGGACTCGCCGTCGGCGCCCTCGGCGAGACGCCCGATGGCGTCGCCGATCGCGTAGCCGGTGAGGAACATCTCCGGGGTGGTCAGCAGCGCGGCGCGCGAGGCGGCGGCCCGGCCCGCGGCCTCGTCCAGGACCGCGAGGTTCCCGGCGACGGAGCCGGGGCGGCCGGAGCTCTGGAGCAGGGCGGTGCGCATGCGTCTACCTCACCGGTCACGGAGGGGGTTCGGGGTCAGGTAGACGGTACGGTCGGCGCGCTCGGCCGGACAAGGAGCAGCCGTTGCGCGCGGGTGCGCGGTTCGTTGCGTGCGGGGAGGGTGGGGCGGCGATTCGTTGCGCGCCCCGGCGGACCGGCGGCCGGTCGGGGGACGGATCGGACATCCGCGGGCCGCCGGTGGGCCGCCCGGGGCGTCGGCTGGCGCCCCGTGCGCGGGCGGACCGGCGCTACTTGCCGGTGCCGACCGGGTCGACGGTGATGCCGGGGCCGCCCTCGGTGACGGGCACGTTGACGCCGGCCTTGAGGACGGTGGAGTGGGTCTCGTTCGGCGGGGTGACGACGAGCTGGGTGAAGGTCACGCCGGAGCCGCCGGAGTTGTTCGGCGGGTAGTGCAGGGTGAAGCGGGTCTCCGCGCCCGGCTGAAGGGTGACCACCGGGGCGGTGAGCTTGCTGCGGGAGGCGCTGACGGTGCCGTCCTTGCCCTTCAGGTCGACGCCCGGGAAGCCGTGCAGGGTGCAGTTGGCCGAGCCGGTGTTCTTCATGTTGACGATCAGTTCTCCCTCGGCCATCGCGCCGGAGGTGCTGAACGCCAGGTGGGCGGTGGTGCAGCCGGCGCCGGACGCGCGGCCGGTGCCCGTGGCGGCGTGGCCGCCGCCCGTCTGGCCGCCGCTCGTGCGGCCGCCGTTCTGGCCGGTGCCGGTGGAGCCGCCGTTGCCGTCCGAACCCTGGGAGGGGGAGCCCTGCGTCCCGGAGCCCTGGGTGTCGGAGGCGCCCGAGGCGGCGCTCGACGCGGAGGAGTCGCCGCCGCCCGAGGAGCCGCTGTCGCTGCCGCCGCACGCGGTGAGGGACAGGCCGGCGGCGACGGCGACGGCGAGCAACGTGAACTTCTGGACGCGCATGATTCCCCTTAAGCGGTACGGGCGACGTGCTGCTCCTTGAGACACGCGCGACCGGTGCCGGGTTCCGGTCCTCACCGGTCCCCTACACGGCTGTTACAAACACTAGAGTTCGCGCAGCCGGTCCACGATCTCCCGCAGCAGCACGGGGTCGGCCGCCGCACCGCCGGCCGGGGCGCGGTGGGGCGCTTCGATGCGGACGAGGCCCGCCTCGGCGAGGTCGCCGAGCAGCACCCTGACCACGGTCAGGGGCAGATCGGCGTCCGCGGCCAGCTCCGCGACCGGGCGCGGGCCGCGCCGGACCAGTTCCAGCAGGGCGGCGCCCGCGTGGTCGACGCCGGCCTCGGCGGCGTCCGTGTCCAGGGCGGTGACCCGGGACATCAGGTCGATGGCGTGCCGGTCCGAGGGCCGGGTGCGGCCCCGGGTCACCGTGTAGGGGCGCACCATCGACCCGGTCTCGTCCTCGTACCAGTGCTCGTCGCTCACGGCGGGATCATGGGGTGGCACGGGCGGCCGCGTCCAGGTGACTGCCGAGACGGCGGACCAGCAGGGCCATCTCGTGGGCGAGCTGGCCGACGTCGGTGCCGGCCTCGCTGAGCACGGCGAGCCGGCTGCCGCTGCCGGCCGGGGTGATGAACAGATAGGCGTCGTCGAGCATGACCATGGTCTGCCGCACCTGGCCGGCCGCGAACCGCTCCCCCGCCGACCGCGCCAGGCCGTGGAAGCCGGAGCAGACGGCGGCCAGGTGCTGGATGTCCTGCGGTGGCATGCCCGCCGAGCTGCTCAGCGGGAGGCCGTCGGCGGTGAGCAGCACGGCCTGCCGTACGTGGTCGGTGCGGGCCACGAGGTCGTCCAGCAGCCAGCCGAGGTCCGTGCCGGGCGTCCCGGCGGACACGGCGGACTGTCGGGGGGTCTGGTCGTCACCGTGCATCGTCGGTGTCCGTCCCTTCGTCGGCGTGGGTGGTCGTCACGGGTGCGTCCGGCGCGTCGGGCCGCGTGGGCAGCCCCTTGCGGCCCTGGTCGAGCCCG
This Streptomyces misionensis DNA region includes the following protein-coding sequences:
- a CDS encoding uracil-xanthine permease family protein, which codes for MDLGVRWKLHGDGRTPAPGAVVRPDERLSWPRTVGLGAQHVVAMFGASFVAPVLMGLDPNLAIMMSGIATVIFLLATRGRVPSYLGCSLSFVGVAAVIRAQGGTSATVTGATLAVGVVLFLVGLAVQRFGARIIHAAMPPIVTGAVVMLIGFNLAPVTASTYWPQDQWTAILVMLFTGLAVVCLRGFWSRIAIFLGLIFGYGISWVFDRVFGKIHSVDGGGKLTDHWRLDLSGVSKADWIGLPHFHGPSFQWSAILVALPVVIALVAENAGHVKAVGEMTGDPLDDKLGTAISADGVASMLSTAVGGPPNTTYSENIGVMAATRVYSTAAYWAAAGFALLFGLCPKFGAIVAAIPGGVLGGITVILYGMIGLLGAQIWLNAKVDLRNPLNLVPAAAGIIIGVGNVSMKFTSNFSLSGIALGTVVVITGYHALRAFAPAHLKKQEPLLDEGTSTYDPGTPRTES
- a CDS encoding DUF5995 family protein, whose protein sequence is MTQPEQVTFPAARAGTTVDAVVARMRALDAVLPERDGVAVFNRVYLTVTEEIGRRLRGGEFPDPRAATALDVRFAERYLTAVDADAADLRPPACWRPLFQLRRHPGVRPLQFALAGVNAHVGHDLPLAVVDACRAVGCEPADLEDEFEHVGEILVVLEERVREELMPGPDLLQLADPLTHLVGSWSLERAREAAWAAARALWALRHRPDIAGEFTERLDAVVGLAGRMLLTPLGHRTPRPR
- a CDS encoding TIGR03619 family F420-dependent LLM class oxidoreductase; translation: MATRLGLGLPQMRQYSIGKDVPEVARAAEDLDYDSLWVFERALFPEPATQGLYGIDGLPWPDQYRSVAEPLVTLTLAAAATRRAELGTSVLIAPLHLPFQLAKALASLDAASGGRVLAGLGTGWSLDEYAAAGVRPFEERGAVLDEIIDVCRAVWGPDPVAHDGPLAKIAPAVVGPKPARPIPILLAAGSGRARRRLVDRADGWLPVSTGAERVAADWRRLRELAEERGRTEPIRTVLRVNTTRLPKPYEGADRRPFQGSVDQIVQDLVEHAAIGLDEILIDLQGTARDAAELTDVAAEVFEKARAAGV
- a CDS encoding flavin monoamine oxidase family protein, encoding MTSTVPNAVEHTDAQQPPITMFGPDFPYAYDDFLAHPAGLGQVPATEHGTEVAIIGGGLSGIVAAYELMKMGLRPVVYEADQLGGRLRTVGFDGCDADLNCELGAMRFPPSSTALQHYIDLVGLTTRPFPNPLAEATPSTVVDLKGETHYARTIDDLPQVYRDVADAWNKCLDEGADFSDMNRAMRERDVPRIREIWAKLVEKLDNQTFYGFLCDSEAFRSFRHREIFGQVGFGTGGWDTDFPNSILEILRVVYTEADDHHRGIVGGSQQLPLRLWEREPEKIVHWPYGTSLRSLHADGEPRPAVTRLHRTAGNRITVTDAGGDIRTYRAAIFTAQSWMLLSKIDCDDSLFPIDHWTAIERTHYMESSKLFVPVDRPFWLDKDEETGRDVMSMTLTDRMTRGTYLLDDGPDKPAVICLSYTWCDDSLKWLPLSANERMEVMLKSLGEIYPNVDIRKHIIGNPVTVSWENEPYFMGAFKANLPGHYRYQRRLFTHFMQDRLPADKRGIFLAGDDISWTAGWAEGAVQTALNAVWGVMHHLGGATDATNPGPGDVYDEIAPVELPED
- a CDS encoding carbon-nitrogen hydrolase family protein → MRTALLQSSGRPGSVAGNLAVLDEAAGRAAASRAALLTTPEMFLTGYAIGDAIGRLAEGADGESADAVAEIAARHGVAIAYGYPERAGDAVHNSVQLISADGSRLANYRKTHLFGCFEREHFTPGERQLVQAELNGLTVGLLICYDVEFPENVRAHALAGTDLLLVPTAQMHPYQFVAESMIPVRAFENQMYVAYVNRVGLEGEFEFVGLSVLAGPDGVARTRAGRAEQLVCADADPAFLAASRAANPYLTDRRPGLYGSLV
- a CDS encoding DUF4232 domain-containing protein yields the protein MRVQKFTLLAVAVAAGLSLTACGGSDSGSSGGGDSSASSAASGASDTQGSGTQGSPSQGSDGNGGSTGTGQNGGRTSGGQTGGGHAATGTGRASGAGCTTAHLAFSTSGAMAEGELIVNMKNTGSANCTLHGFPGVDLKGKDGTVSASRSKLTAPVVTLQPGAETRFTLHYPPNNSGGSGVTFTQLVVTPPNETHSTVLKAGVNVPVTEGGPGITVDPVGTGK
- a CDS encoding DUF742 domain-containing protein; this translates as MSDEHWYEDETGSMVRPYTVTRGRTRPSDRHAIDLMSRVTALDTDAAEAGVDHAGAALLELVRRGPRPVAELAADADLPLTVVRVLLGDLAEAGLVRIEAPHRAPAGGAAADPVLLREIVDRLREL
- a CDS encoding roadblock/LC7 domain-containing protein — encoded protein: MHGDDQTPRQSAVSAGTPGTDLGWLLDDLVARTDHVRQAVLLTADGLPLSSSAGMPPQDIQHLAAVCSGFHGLARSAGERFAAGQVRQTMVMLDDAYLFITPAGSGSRLAVLSEAGTDVGQLAHEMALLVRRLGSHLDAAARATP